The Gimibacter soli genome includes a region encoding these proteins:
- a CDS encoding HNH endonuclease produces the protein MSKASGFENCPLCGRPFGEKVEWHHLVPKSKGGRDMVPLHPICHRKIHTIFSDTELARRLSSIEALSAEPDIIDFVSWVGTKPPDFYRRTEPRKGRR, from the coding sequence TTGAGCAAAGCTTCCGGCTTTGAAAACTGCCCGCTTTGCGGTCGGCCTTTCGGTGAAAAGGTGGAATGGCATCATCTGGTGCCAAAATCAAAAGGCGGGCGCGACATGGTGCCTTTGCACCCGATCTGCCATCGCAAAATACACACAATTTTCAGCGACACAGAGCTCGCCCGGCGTCTTTCTTCCATCGAGGCCTTGTCAGCCGAGCCGGATATCATAGACTTTGTTTCGTGGGTCGGCACAAAGCCACCCGACTTTTACCGGCGGACCGAGCCCCGAAAGGGGCGCCGCTGA
- a CDS encoding nucleoside deaminase codes for MSFASPHMDAALALAEAAAEAGEVPVGAVVTGPDGQVIARAHNRVVTDHDPTAHAEMLAIREASAALGSERLEGCDLYVTLEPCAMCAQAIAFARIRRVYYGASDPKGGGVAHGARIYNQPTTHHRPEVYDGIGEARAAKILKDFFKARR; via the coding sequence ATGAGCTTTGCATCACCCCATATGGACGCCGCGCTGGCGCTTGCCGAAGCGGCAGCGGAAGCTGGCGAGGTGCCGGTCGGGGCCGTTGTCACCGGCCCCGACGGGCAGGTGATTGCGCGCGCCCATAACCGGGTCGTCACCGACCATGACCCGACCGCCCACGCCGAGATGCTGGCGATCCGCGAGGCGTCGGCAGCGCTTGGCAGCGAGCGGCTGGAGGGCTGCGACCTTTATGTGACGCTGGAGCCCTGCGCCATGTGCGCGCAGGCCATCGCATTCGCCCGCATCCGGCGGGTTTATTATGGCGCATCCGACCCCAAGGGTGGCGGTGTGGCGCACGGGGCGCGCATCTATAACCAGCCGACCACGCACCACAGGCCCGAGGTCTATGACGGCATCGGCGAGGCACGGGCGGCCAAAATTCTGAAAGACTTTTTCAAGGCGCGGCGCTAA
- a CDS encoding pseudouridine synthase — translation MNDRDDISPEDGTEDAGGERIAKALARAGVGSRRDIERMIGEGRIALNGQTLKSPALNVMSLEGVTVDGEKVGEVRETRLWRYNKRKGTLTTHKDPEGRRTVFDQLPKHMGRVISIGRLDMNTEGLLLLTNDGELARWLELPANAIVRRYRVRAHGRVDEKALAKLADGVTIDGIHYGAIDAKLEKSQGANSWLTVAISEGKNREVRRVMEHLGLAVNRLIRTHYGPFTLGTLPDGAVAQVTDAQLHDVLSDFFKTETRSVVAPRKPRDPSKWAKAKPKPVKPGAKKWAKNRARDRDETERPNRGKGKPGVPKSATKPAPARGAPKRDGQKPASARSTGPKAGPAKTGPRPDRKPKP, via the coding sequence ATGAACGACAGGGACGACATCTCGCCGGAAGACGGCACCGAAGACGCAGGCGGCGAACGCATTGCCAAGGCACTGGCACGCGCCGGTGTCGGCTCGCGCCGCGATATCGAACGCATGATCGGCGAAGGCCGCATCGCGCTGAATGGCCAGACGCTGAAAAGCCCCGCCCTCAATGTGATGAGCCTCGAAGGCGTCACGGTGGACGGCGAAAAGGTCGGCGAGGTGCGCGAAACCCGCCTCTGGCGCTATAACAAGCGCAAGGGCACGCTGACGACCCACAAGGACCCGGAAGGCCGCCGCACGGTGTTTGACCAACTGCCCAAGCATATGGGCCGGGTCATCTCCATCGGCCGGCTGGATATGAATACCGAGGGCCTCCTTCTTCTCACCAACGACGGCGAACTCGCCCGCTGGCTGGAACTGCCTGCCAATGCCATCGTGCGGCGCTACCGCGTGCGCGCCCATGGCCGGGTGGACGAAAAGGCGCTGGCCAAACTTGCTGACGGTGTCACCATCGATGGCATCCATTACGGCGCCATCGACGCCAAGCTGGAAAAAAGCCAGGGTGCCAATTCGTGGCTGACCGTTGCGATCAGCGAAGGCAAGAACCGCGAAGTGCGCCGGGTGATGGAGCATCTGGGCCTTGCGGTGAACCGGCTGATCCGCACCCACTATGGCCCCTTCACGCTCGGCACCCTGCCGGACGGTGCGGTGGCGCAGGTGACGGACGCCCAGCTCCATGACGTGCTGTCCGATTTCTTCAAAACGGAAACCCGCAGCGTGGTCGCCCCGCGCAAGCCGCGCGACCCTTCGAAATGGGCGAAAGCCAAGCCGAAGCCGGTGAAGCCGGGTGCGAAGAAATGGGCGAAAAATCGGGCGCGTGACCGCGACGAGACCGAGCGTCCGAACCGCGGCAAGGGCAAGCCCGGCGTGCCGAAGTCGGCCACCAAGCCGGCACCCGCCCGAGGTGCGCCCAAACGCGACGGCCAGAAGCCTGCATCCGCGCGTAGCACCGGCCCCAAGGCTGGCCCCGCCAAAACAGGCCCGCGGCCTGACCGGAAGCCCAAGCCGTGA
- the rsmD gene encoding 16S rRNA (guanine(966)-N(2))-methyltransferase RsmD has protein sequence MTRIIAGRFRGRTLEVPEGKDVRPTTDRMRERVFSMLQHSRYPDMLEARVLDLYAGTGALGLEALSRGAAHTTFVEKAPTALGFLARNIRAVKADDMTAIIRGSATALPPAGAACDIIFMDPPYREGLVRPTLDAILKGGWLAEKGVIVIEQATDDPMDLPDTLTLIDDRSQGQQRTLFVMRA, from the coding sequence GTGACCCGCATCATCGCCGGGCGTTTCCGCGGTCGCACGCTTGAAGTGCCCGAGGGCAAGGACGTGCGCCCGACGACCGACCGGATGCGCGAGCGCGTCTTTTCAATGCTGCAACACAGCCGCTATCCCGACATGCTGGAGGCCCGCGTGCTGGACCTTTACGCCGGCACCGGGGCGCTGGGGCTTGAAGCCCTGTCGCGGGGGGCCGCCCACACCACCTTCGTTGAAAAAGCCCCAACGGCGCTTGGCTTCCTCGCCCGCAATATCCGCGCGGTGAAGGCCGACGACATGACCGCCATCATTCGCGGCAGTGCCACCGCCCTGCCGCCCGCTGGCGCCGCGTGCGACATCATCTTCATGGACCCGCCCTACCGCGAAGGCCTCGTCCGCCCCACGCTTGATGCCATCCTCAAAGGTGGCTGGCTGGCGGAGAAAGGCGTGATCGTGATCGAGCAAGCGACCGACGACCCGATGGACCTGCCGGACACGCTGACGCTGATCGACGACCGATCCCAAGGCCAGCAGCGCACGCTTTTCGTAATGCGCGCCTAG
- a CDS encoding DUF934 domain-containing protein yields the protein MAHVDLQTGEDVTVWRILEDGALPDEAGEWLVPLGRLKDEAGSLLEEKGVRIGALIETDTPHSDLAGIGNYASFAAIRFPGFGDGRGFSLAVRLRKDYGFNGDIRAIGHVIPDQAQFLLRAGFNTSEVPEERREAFVRAVNRYKHVYQSDTQGGISVLRQRHDQAGARRVS from the coding sequence ATGGCGCACGTTGATCTTCAAACCGGCGAAGATGTGACCGTCTGGCGCATTCTCGAGGACGGCGCCCTGCCCGACGAGGCAGGCGAGTGGCTGGTGCCGCTCGGCCGCCTGAAGGACGAGGCCGGCAGCCTGCTCGAAGAAAAGGGTGTCCGCATTGGTGCGCTCATCGAAACCGATACGCCGCACAGCGATCTTGCCGGTATCGGCAATTATGCGAGCTTCGCAGCCATCCGTTTCCCCGGCTTCGGCGACGGTCGGGGCTTCTCGCTCGCGGTGCGCCTGCGCAAGGACTATGGCTTCAACGGCGACATCCGCGCCATCGGCCATGTGATCCCGGATCAGGCCCAGTTCCTGCTGCGCGCAGGCTTCAACACCAGCGAAGTGCCGGAAGAACGCCGCGAGGCCTTTGTCCGCGCCGTCAACCGTTACAAACATGTCTATCAAAGCGACACGCAAGGCGGCATCAGCGTCCTGCGCCAGCGCCACGATCAGGCCGGGGCCCGGAGGGTATCGTGA
- a CDS encoding nitrite/sulfite reductase, producing the protein MYAYDTFDHAMVNARVEEFRDQVARRLSGELTEEEFRPLRLMNGLYLQLHAYMLRVAVPYGTLNSRQMRRLAHIARKYDKGYGHFTTRQNIQYNWPKLVDAPDILADLAEVEMHAIQTSGNCIRNVTTDQFAGAAHDEVADPRATAEIIRQWSTFHPEFSFLPRKFKIAITGAPKDRAAVKWHDIGLVLKKNETGELGVEVLVGGGMGRTPVIAKTIANFVPESEMLSYLEAILRVYNEQGRRDNKYKARIKILVEDTGTEEFKRLVEEEYEAIRAGFIDVPAEEVARIRQFFAPPPLPVLADEDAGLDALAAADFRFRAWVKNNTFAHKVPGHVSVTISLKPHGGIPGDATDAQMDLVADIAEEYSQDEVRVSHEQNLILPHVAKRDLVAIWQKLDAAGLGAANVGLLTDIIACPGLDYCSLANARSIPIAQAITNRFDDLKRLEDIGQLKIKISGCINSCGHHHAGHIGILGVDRKGEENYQLLLGGSGEEDASKAAILGPGFDEHGIVDAVEKVVTAYMGERKEGETFLAAYRRLGPDVFKEAVYGAR; encoded by the coding sequence ATGTACGCTTACGACACTTTCGACCATGCAATGGTCAATGCCCGGGTCGAGGAATTCCGCGATCAGGTGGCACGCCGCCTTTCGGGCGAACTGACGGAAGAAGAATTCCGTCCGCTGCGCCTGATGAACGGCCTTTATCTGCAACTGCATGCCTATATGCTGCGCGTCGCGGTGCCCTATGGCACGCTGAACAGCCGCCAGATGCGCCGCCTTGCCCATATCGCGCGCAAGTATGACAAGGGCTACGGCCATTTCACCACGCGCCAGAATATCCAGTATAACTGGCCGAAGCTGGTCGACGCGCCCGATATCCTTGCCGATCTGGCCGAGGTCGAGATGCACGCCATCCAGACAAGCGGCAACTGCATCCGGAACGTGACGACCGACCAGTTCGCCGGTGCGGCGCATGACGAGGTTGCCGACCCGCGTGCGACGGCCGAAATCATCCGGCAATGGTCCACCTTCCACCCCGAATTCTCGTTCCTGCCGCGCAAGTTCAAGATCGCCATCACCGGCGCGCCGAAAGACCGCGCCGCCGTGAAGTGGCACGACATCGGCCTTGTGCTGAAAAAGAACGAAACGGGCGAGCTGGGCGTTGAAGTGCTGGTCGGCGGCGGCATGGGCCGCACGCCCGTCATCGCCAAGACAATTGCCAACTTCGTCCCCGAAAGCGAGATGCTGTCGTATCTCGAGGCCATCCTGCGCGTCTATAACGAGCAGGGCCGCCGCGACAACAAATACAAGGCCCGCATCAAGATCCTCGTCGAAGATACCGGCACCGAGGAATTCAAGCGCCTTGTCGAGGAAGAGTACGAAGCCATCCGGGCCGGCTTCATCGACGTGCCTGCCGAAGAAGTGGCCCGTATCCGCCAGTTCTTCGCGCCGCCGCCGCTGCCCGTGCTTGCCGACGAAGACGCCGGGCTTGATGCGCTCGCCGCTGCCGACTTCCGCTTCCGCGCCTGGGTGAAGAACAACACCTTCGCCCACAAGGTGCCGGGCCATGTGTCGGTGACGATCAGCCTGAAGCCGCATGGCGGTATCCCGGGCGACGCAACCGACGCCCAGATGGACCTCGTGGCGGACATTGCAGAAGAATATTCACAGGACGAAGTCCGCGTCAGCCACGAGCAGAACCTGATCCTGCCGCATGTGGCGAAGCGTGATCTTGTCGCCATCTGGCAGAAGCTGGATGCCGCTGGCCTTGGCGCCGCCAACGTCGGGCTCCTTACCGATATCATCGCCTGCCCCGGCCTTGATTATTGCAGCCTCGCCAATGCCCGCTCGATCCCCATCGCGCAGGCCATCACCAACCGTTTCGACGACCTGAAGCGGCTCGAAGATATCGGCCAGCTGAAGATCAAGATTTCGGGCTGCATCAACTCGTGCGGTCACCACCATGCAGGCCATATCGGCATTCTGGGTGTGGACCGCAAAGGCGAGGAAAATTACCAGCTGCTGCTTGGCGGCTCGGGTGAGGAAGACGCGTCGAAAGCCGCCATCCTCGGCCCCGGCTTCGACGAGCATGGCATTGTCGACGCGGTTGAAAAGGTGGTTACCGCCTATATGGGCGAGCGCAAGGAAGGCGAGACTTTCCTCGCCGCCTATCGCCGCCTCGGCCCCGATGTATTCAAGGAGGCCGTTTATGGCGCACGTTGA
- a CDS encoding mechanosensitive ion channel family protein produces MGDDLAGLIDQAWAFARESVFKLDRIIEAAAVVAAVLLAFVLWRLARNAVMKAFGDHAFVQKLSHLQLGSVAPMALTLLLIWTAQLLLGQLIKHTYVLDLSASLIAAWVVIRIAVSVIRSREIARLVAFLAWTVAALNIVGLLTPIATVLDTAVIPLGDGGISLLDIITGITTFALLIWGALVLSRLIDGRIQAIHGVPPSARVLMSKTSRIVLLTIAVLTSLNASGINLTALAVLGGALSVGIGFGLQKVVGNFISGLILLMDRSIKPGDVIEVSGTYGIINKLAARYTSVITRDGTEYLIPNEDMITQPVVNWSHSDLLVRRRVPLQVSYESDLPLAMSLMAAAAMEEDRVLKVPEPRTLLRGFGESGVDLELRFWINDPQNGVANISSAVMMRIWDKFHAEGISFPYPHMVVDLRKEAGE; encoded by the coding sequence TTGGGCGATGACCTGGCCGGCCTGATCGATCAGGCATGGGCCTTCGCCCGGGAAAGCGTCTTCAAGCTGGACCGGATCATCGAGGCGGCAGCTGTGGTTGCCGCTGTGCTCCTTGCCTTTGTCCTGTGGCGGCTCGCCCGCAATGCGGTGATGAAGGCCTTCGGGGACCATGCCTTTGTCCAGAAACTGAGCCATCTGCAGCTTGGCTCCGTGGCGCCGATGGCGCTGACGCTGTTGCTGATCTGGACGGCGCAGCTGCTGCTCGGGCAGCTTATCAAACATACCTATGTGCTTGATCTCTCTGCCAGCCTGATTGCGGCATGGGTGGTGATCCGCATTGCGGTCAGCGTGATCCGCAGCCGCGAGATTGCCCGGCTTGTCGCCTTCCTTGCCTGGACGGTGGCGGCGCTGAATATCGTCGGGCTCCTGACCCCCATTGCGACGGTCCTTGATACGGCGGTCATCCCTTTGGGCGACGGCGGGATCAGCCTTCTTGATATCATCACCGGCATCACCACCTTCGCGCTCCTTATCTGGGGTGCGCTGGTGCTGTCTCGCCTGATCGATGGCCGTATCCAGGCAATCCACGGCGTCCCGCCAAGCGCGCGGGTGCTGATGAGCAAGACAAGCCGGATCGTGCTCTTGACCATCGCGGTCCTGACCTCGCTGAATGCCAGCGGCATCAACCTGACGGCCCTTGCGGTTCTCGGCGGTGCGCTGTCGGTCGGTATCGGTTTCGGCTTGCAGAAAGTGGTCGGGAACTTCATTTCCGGGCTCATTCTATTGATGGACCGGTCGATCAAGCCGGGTGACGTGATCGAGGTCTCTGGCACCTACGGCATCATCAACAAGCTGGCGGCACGCTACACATCGGTCATCACCCGGGACGGCACTGAATATCTGATCCCGAACGAGGACATGATCACCCAGCCGGTGGTCAACTGGTCACACAGCGACCTTCTGGTACGGCGCCGGGTACCCTTGCAGGTGTCTTACGAATCCGACCTGCCGCTCGCCATGAGCCTGATGGCGGCGGCCGCGATGGAAGAAGACCGCGTGCTGAAGGTGCCTGAACCCCGCACGCTGCTGCGCGGGTTCGGTGAAAGCGGGGTGGATCTGGAGCTGCGCTTCTGGATCAATGACCCGCAAAACGGTGTCGCCAATATCTCGAGCGCGGTGATGATGCGCATCTGGGACAAGTTCCACGCGGAAGGGATCAGCTTCCCCTATCCGCATATGGTTGTGGATTTAAGAAAAGAGGCTGGCGAGTAA
- the mutL gene encoding DNA mismatch repair endonuclease MutL: MPDTSRTSLPEKAGIIRLLSERTINRIAAGEVIERPASAVKELVENSIDAGATRVDVVLHEGGRSLIDISDNGIGMDAGELALAVERHATSKLKDDDLVHIMSLGFRGEALASIGAVARLTLSSRAQGAAEAWKVLVEGGRKGQVSPAALSAGTRIEVRDLFFATPARLKFLKTDRSEFQAAVDIIKRLAMAHPEVAFSLSDGDRVAFRAPSIGALAGDARLERLGAILGREFQENAIEIDAEREGLRLTGYAGLPTYSRGQATHQYLFVNGRPVKDKLLTGAVRGAYQDYLARDRHPVLALFLDVPTEFVDVNVHPAKAEVRFRDAGLVRGLIVSALRHALADAGHRASTTVAGQALGSLRPVDALPWGRAAERPSLPSGFAAAFDAQAPRFALNEPAAQFSFKASDPVMRPSAPEVPAGAPMQAEAPAPDYPLGVARGQVHGTYIVAQTADGIVIVDQHAAHERLVYERMKEAMAATGVARQALLLPEVVELEEGPAARLVARAAELEEMGLVIEPFGEGAIVVREVPAMLGKMDVKGLIRDLADELTEMDEALSLKEKLGEVCGTMACHGSVRAGRRLSVEEMNALLRQMEATPHSGQCNHGRPTYVELKLSDIEKLFGRR; the protein is encoded by the coding sequence CATGAAGGCGGCCGCAGCCTCATCGATATCAGCGACAATGGCATCGGCATGGACGCCGGTGAACTGGCGCTGGCGGTGGAGCGGCACGCGACTTCGAAGCTCAAGGACGATGACCTTGTCCATATCATGAGCCTCGGTTTCCGGGGCGAGGCGCTGGCCTCTATCGGCGCGGTGGCGCGGCTTACCCTGTCGTCCCGTGCCCAAGGGGCGGCGGAGGCATGGAAGGTGCTGGTGGAAGGCGGTCGCAAGGGGCAGGTGTCGCCCGCGGCCCTGTCCGCTGGCACACGGATCGAGGTGCGGGACCTGTTTTTCGCCACCCCGGCGCGGCTCAAGTTTCTGAAAACCGACCGCAGCGAATTTCAGGCGGCGGTCGATATCATCAAGCGGCTGGCGATGGCGCACCCCGAGGTCGCCTTCAGCCTGTCGGACGGTGACCGGGTGGCCTTCCGGGCACCTTCGATCGGCGCGCTTGCGGGCGACGCACGGCTCGAACGGCTGGGTGCCATTCTCGGGCGCGAGTTTCAGGAAAACGCCATCGAGATCGATGCCGAGCGCGAAGGGCTGCGCCTGACCGGTTATGCGGGCCTCCCCACCTATTCGCGCGGGCAGGCGACGCACCAGTATCTGTTCGTCAATGGCCGACCGGTGAAGGACAAGCTGCTGACGGGTGCGGTGCGCGGCGCCTATCAGGATTATCTGGCGCGGGACCGGCACCCGGTGCTGGCGCTGTTTCTGGATGTGCCGACCGAATTTGTCGATGTGAACGTGCACCCCGCGAAAGCCGAGGTGCGTTTCCGCGATGCCGGACTGGTGCGCGGGCTGATCGTCTCGGCCCTTCGTCATGCGCTGGCAGATGCCGGCCACCGGGCCTCCACGACCGTTGCGGGCCAAGCGCTTGGCTCGCTGCGGCCCGTTGATGCCCTGCCGTGGGGGCGGGCGGCGGAGCGGCCTTCGCTGCCATCGGGTTTTGCCGCCGCCTTCGACGCGCAGGCGCCGCGCTTCGCGCTGAATGAGCCCGCCGCCCAGTTCAGTTTCAAGGCGAGCGACCCGGTAATGCGGCCAAGTGCGCCCGAGGTGCCAGCAGGCGCGCCGATGCAGGCCGAGGCACCGGCACCTGATTATCCGCTCGGTGTGGCGCGCGGGCAGGTGCATGGCACCTATATCGTCGCGCAAACGGCAGACGGCATCGTGATCGTCGACCAGCATGCCGCGCATGAGCGGCTGGTGTATGAGCGCATGAAGGAAGCAATGGCGGCGACCGGCGTGGCCCGGCAGGCGCTGCTGCTGCCGGAGGTCGTGGAGCTTGAAGAAGGCCCGGCGGCGCGGCTTGTGGCGCGGGCGGCTGAGCTTGAGGAAATGGGCCTCGTGATCGAACCCTTCGGCGAGGGTGCCATCGTGGTGCGCGAAGTGCCTGCGATGCTCGGCAAGATGGACGTGAAAGGCCTGATCCGCGACCTCGCCGATGAGCTGACCGAGATGGACGAAGCCCTATCGCTGAAAGAAAAGCTTGGTGAAGTGTGCGGCACCATGGCCTGCCACGGCAGCGTGCGCGCCGGCCGTCGCCTGAGCGTCGAAGAAATGAACGCGCTCCTCCGCCAGATGGAAGCCACCCCGCATTCCGGCCAGTGTAACCATGGCCGCCCCACCTATGTGGAACTCAAACTTTCCGATATCGAGAAGCTGTTCGGGCGGCGCTAG
- a CDS encoding DUF2849 domain-containing protein, translating into MAKKLSGPQMIVANRLTDGRALFLTAEGWAVEPTHSIVAHDEDEVTALLAVANADVKANLVLAVEVVAADVGEGGVRPGHIKTQMQAKGPSVRTDLGYQVSPFWEN; encoded by the coding sequence ATGGCTAAAAAGCTTTCCGGTCCGCAAATGATCGTCGCCAACCGGCTAACGGATGGCCGCGCCCTGTTCCTGACAGCTGAAGGCTGGGCGGTGGAGCCGACCCATTCCATCGTCGCCCATGACGAGGACGAGGTAACGGCCCTTCTCGCTGTCGCCAACGCCGATGTGAAAGCCAATCTGGTGCTGGCGGTTGAAGTTGTCGCCGCCGACGTTGGCGAAGGCGGCGTGCGCCCCGGCCATATCAAAACGCAGATGCAAGCCAAGGGGCCGAGTGTACGCACCGACCTCGGCTATCAGGTTTCGCCTTTCTGGGAAAATTGA
- a CDS encoding alpha/beta fold hydrolase — translation MTPPPIDLDTWAEGGERFKWRSHRIFYRVSGTGPALLLLHGFPTSGHDWAWVASALERHFTLIIPDMPDCGFSENPRGSAASVRQTAEAMDALLQSLGHTSYHALGHDVGATILQDLIARQLERTATCKLLSACFLNGGLIPALHRPVEAQIKLASWLGPIYARMVAKEKFLEAFANVFGAETRPTEEELNIFWKSMMGRNGRGAIARRIRYIAERREQATRWVGALKGTTVPMAAIWGLDDPVSGRHMIEGLERILVKLRVTKLSGIGHYPQVEAPDAVVRHFLAFHKIEA, via the coding sequence ATGACGCCGCCACCGATCGATCTCGACACCTGGGCCGAAGGGGGCGAGCGGTTCAAATGGCGCAGCCACCGGATCTTCTACCGGGTGAGCGGCACCGGCCCCGCACTTCTGCTCCTGCACGGCTTCCCGACCTCTGGTCACGACTGGGCCTGGGTCGCGTCCGCGCTTGAAAGGCATTTCACCCTGATCATCCCCGACATGCCGGATTGCGGTTTCAGCGAAAACCCGCGCGGCAGTGCGGCGAGCGTGCGGCAAACGGCGGAGGCGATGGATGCCCTTCTCCAGTCGCTTGGCCACACCAGCTATCACGCCCTTGGCCATGATGTGGGTGCCACCATCCTTCAGGACCTGATCGCCCGGCAGCTGGAGCGCACCGCCACCTGCAAACTCTTGTCGGCCTGTTTCCTGAACGGCGGCCTGATCCCGGCATTGCACCGGCCGGTCGAAGCGCAGATCAAGCTCGCCTCGTGGCTCGGCCCCATCTATGCCCGCATGGTGGCGAAGGAGAAGTTCCTTGAGGCCTTCGCCAATGTCTTTGGCGCAGAGACCCGCCCCACGGAAGAAGAGCTGAATATTTTCTGGAAAAGCATGATGGGCCGCAACGGACGCGGCGCCATCGCGCGGCGCATCCGCTATATTGCCGAGCGGCGCGAACAGGCAACCCGCTGGGTCGGCGCCCTGAAAGGCACCACGGTGCCGATGGCCGCCATCTGGGGGCTTGATGACCCCGTATCGGGCCGCCACATGATCGAAGGGCTGGAACGCATCCTCGTCAAGCTCCGGGTCACCAAGCTTTCAGGCATCGGCCATTATCCGCAAGTGGAAGCGCCGGACGCGGTGGTCCGGCACTTCCTGGCGTTTCACAAGATCGAAGCCTGA
- the gcvA gene encoding transcriptional regulator GcvA, which translates to MKRSMLPLNALRAFDAAARHMSFKRAADDLAVTPAAISQQIRSLEDVLGVELFRRTNRSLVLTEAAQLSLTPLREAFEKLEEAVSVLTSSKSSTVIKVAVSPSFASKWLVPRLASYYERRPDAIVKISASLALTDFKAEDVDLAIRYGAGKYPGLVAEEVLRETVFPVCSPDLLNSGIRLDEPADLTAQTLIHDDSFSEDDSAPSWAMWLRAAGVELMDGMPALHFNTHSLAIEAAVAGRGIALARSAIAAEDLKAGRLVRLFGEAVPVGFAHYIVYPADKAKSERVQDFIDWLKEETQRPDEDGNYAA; encoded by the coding sequence ATGAAACGCTCGATGTTGCCCCTCAACGCCCTGCGTGCCTTCGATGCCGCTGCCCGTCACATGAGTTTCAAACGCGCCGCCGACGATCTGGCCGTTACCCCGGCCGCCATCAGCCAGCAGATTCGCTCGCTCGAAGATGTGCTCGGCGTTGAACTGTTTCGCCGCACCAACCGTTCGCTGGTCCTGACCGAAGCTGCGCAGCTTTCCCTGACCCCGCTCCGCGAAGCTTTCGAAAAGCTCGAGGAAGCGGTGAGCGTGCTGACAAGCTCCAAATCCTCGACCGTGATCAAGGTGGCCGTGTCGCCGTCCTTCGCCTCCAAATGGCTGGTGCCGCGACTGGCGAGCTATTATGAGCGCCGCCCCGATGCCATCGTGAAAATCTCGGCCTCGCTCGCGCTGACCGATTTCAAGGCCGAGGACGTGGATCTCGCGATCCGCTACGGCGCCGGCAAATATCCGGGGCTTGTGGCCGAGGAAGTGCTGAGGGAAACCGTGTTCCCGGTGTGCAGCCCCGATCTCCTGAATTCCGGGATCAGGCTCGATGAACCCGCAGACCTGACCGCCCAGACCCTGATCCACGATGACAGTTTCAGCGAGGACGACAGCGCCCCTTCGTGGGCCATGTGGCTGCGCGCTGCCGGCGTGGAACTGATGGACGGCATGCCTGCCCTTCACTTCAACACCCACTCGCTGGCGATTGAGGCAGCGGTTGCCGGGCGCGGCATTGCGCTCGCCCGGTCCGCCATCGCCGCCGAGGACCTGAAAGCCGGCCGACTTGTCCGCCTGTTTGGCGAGGCGGTGCCTGTGGGCTTTGCCCATTATATTGTCTATCCCGCCGACAAGGCGAAAAGTGAACGTGTCCAGGATTTCATCGACTGGCTGAAGGAAGAGACCCAGCGTCCAGATGAAGACGGCAATTACGCGGCGTAA
- a CDS encoding phosphoadenylyl-sulfate reductase, producing MTALAAIEAAPFDADAEAAYMADKVKTEDPREVIRAALARYGDRFALVSSFGAESAVLLHLAAEVSKDIPILFLDTGKLFGETKRYRDTLIASLGLTNVITLTPEASDLAERDPKGILWSQNLNGCCFIRKVVPLEKALEGYDAWASGRKRFQGGLRAALPHFEAGDNRVKVNPLAYWTKDDIAAYMKAHDLPEHPLVAEGFRSIGCMPCTDRVGEGEEDRAGRWRGQAKTECGIHLSFQENAALASYDSSGL from the coding sequence GTGACCGCACTCGCTGCCATAGAAGCCGCACCTTTCGATGCGGATGCCGAAGCTGCCTATATGGCAGACAAGGTGAAAACCGAAGACCCGCGTGAAGTGATCCGCGCAGCGCTCGCCCGCTACGGCGACCGTTTCGCCCTCGTTTCGTCCTTCGGGGCTGAATCGGCGGTGCTCCTGCATCTGGCTGCCGAAGTCTCGAAGGACATCCCCATCCTGTTCCTCGATACCGGCAAGCTTTTCGGGGAAACCAAGCGCTACCGCGATACGCTGATTGCAAGCCTTGGCCTCACCAATGTCATCACCCTGACACCCGAAGCATCCGATCTGGCTGAACGCGACCCCAAGGGCATTCTCTGGAGCCAGAATCTCAACGGCTGCTGCTTCATCCGCAAGGTTGTGCCGCTTGAAAAAGCGCTCGAGGGCTATGACGCCTGGGCGTCGGGTCGCAAGCGCTTCCAGGGTGGCCTCCGCGCTGCTCTCCCGCATTTCGAGGCGGGCGACAACCGCGTGAAGGTCAATCCGCTCGCCTACTGGACGAAGGACGATATCGCCGCCTACATGAAGGCGCATGACCTGCCCGAGCATCCGCTCGTCGCTGAAGGCTTCCGGTCGATCGGCTGCATGCCCTGCACCGACCGCGTGGGCGAAGGCGAGGAAGACCGCGCCGGTCGCTGGCGCGGACAGGCCAAGACCGAGTGCGGCATTCACCTGAGCTTTCAGGAAAATGCAGCTCTTGCGAGCTATGATTCAAGCGGCCTCTGA